A genomic window from Paramormyrops kingsleyae isolate MSU_618 chromosome 23, PKINGS_0.4, whole genome shotgun sequence includes:
- the ubp1 gene encoding upstream-binding protein 1 isoform X5, with protein MAWVLKMDDATIESGLVHDFDASLSGIGQELGAGAYSMSDVLALPIFKQEDAGLPSEAESTNPPFQYVLCTSTSPAVKLHDETLTYLNQGQSYEIRMLDNRKAGELPELNNKNVKSIVRVVFHDRRLQYTEHQQLEGWKWNRPGDRLLDIDIPMSVGIIDPKTNPSQLNAAEFLWDLSKRTSVFVQVHCISTEFTPRKHGGEKGVPFRIQIDTFRPGESGEYSEHLHSASCQIKVFKPKGADRKQKTDREKMEKRTAQEKEKYQPSYETTILSECSPWPDSAYVSSAPAAPAAAAATPSFTSTSHTSYAAPVADSDSSSPNHQGDAVSHPALEQLSPLASMQDVQQWLQKNRFATYTRVFSNFSGSDLLKLTREDLVQICGAADGIRLFNALKSRSVRPRLTVYVSQEVQQADTPPPEGAAEGHQRKHSGCAIYGKCGARAVGLRLTGSTADERFGTLAVYHALYLEEMTACELTRKIAAVFGLSLTQVKQVFRQGPTGIHILLSDQMVYNLPDETCFVISTMKDETGEGYHVILK; from the exons ATGGCATGGGTGCTGAAGATGGATGATGCCACGATCGAGTCCGGGCTTGTGCACGACTTCGATGCCAGTCTGTCTGGAATTGGTCAGGAGCTTGGAGCGGGCGCATACAGTATGAG TGATGTCCTGGCGCTGCCCATCTTCAAGCAGGAGGACGCCGGCCTCCCCTCCGAGGCGGAGAGCACAAACCCCCCCTTCCAGTACGTGCTGTGCACGTCCACCTCTCCCGCTGTCAAGCTGCATGATGAGACACTCACCTACCTGAACCAAG GTCAGTCATACGAGATCAGGATGCTGGACAACCGGAAGGCGGGCGAGCTTCCCGAGCTGAACAACAAGAATGTGAAG AGCATCGTGCGAGTGGTGTTTCACGACCGGCGTCTGCAGTACACTGAGCACCAGCAGCTGGAGGGCTGGAAGTGGAACCGCCCAGGAGACAGGCTCCTGGACATCG ATATTCCCATGTCTGTGGGCATCATTGATCCCAAGACCAACCCTTCGCAGCTCAACGCCGCAGAGTTCCTGTGGGACCTCTCCAAACGCACTTCCGTCTTTGTCCag GTGCACTGCATCAGCACAGAGTTTACCCCCCGCAAGCATGGTGGCGAGAAGGGGGTGCCGTTCCGGATCCAGATCGACACCTTCCGGCCGGGCGAGAGCGGGGAGTACAGCGAGCACCTGCACTCGGCCAGCTGCCAGATCAAGGTCTTCAAG CCAAAGGGAGCAGATCGGAAGCAGAAGACCGACcgggagaagatggagaagaggaCGGCACAGGAGAAGGAGAAGTACCAGCCCTCATACGAGACCACCATCCTGTCTGAG TGCTCGCCTTGGCCCGACAGCGCCTACGTCAGCAGCGCCCCAGCAGCaccggcggcggcggcggccaCACCCTCCTTCACCTCCACCTCGCACACCTCCTACGCTGCCCCTGTCGCAGACAG TGATTCCTCATCACCAAATCATCAGGGAGATGCAGTCAGCCATCCTGCTCTGGAG CAGCTCAGTCCCTTGGCCTCCATGCAGGATGTGCAGCAGTGGCTGCAAAAGAATCGATTTGCTACCTACACCAGAGTCTTCTCGAATTTCTCAG GTTCTGATTTACTGAAGCTGACCCGTGAGGACCTAGTCCAGATATGCGGAGCAGCAGATGGTATCCGACTGTTTAATGCACTTAAATCCAG GTCAGTGAGACCCCGCCTGACTGTGTACGTGAGCCAGGAGGTCCAGCAGGCTGACACTCCGCCACCAGAGGGCGCTGCTGAGGGCCACCAGAGGAAGCACTCTGGCTGTGCCATATACGGTAAGTGTGGGGCCCGCGCAGTAGGTCTGAGGCTCACTGGCAGCACTGCTGACGAGCGCTTTGGCACACTGGCAGTGTATCACGCCCTGTACCTGGAGGAGATGACGGCCTGCGAGCTGACCCGCAAGATCGCCGCCGTCTTCGGCCTCTCGCTCACCCAGGTCAAGCAGGTGTTCCGCCAGGGGCCCACAGGCATACACATCCTGCTCAGTGACCAG atgGTTTACAATCTTCCAGATGAGACTTGCTTTGTGATTAGCACAATGAAAG ATGAGACTGGAGAGGGATACCACgttattttgaagtaa
- the ubp1 gene encoding upstream-binding protein 1 isoform X1 produces the protein MAWVLKMDDATIESGLVHDFDASLSGIGQELGAGAYSMSDVLALPIFKQEDAGLPSEAESTNPPFQYVLCTSTSPAVKLHDETLTYLNQGQSYEIRMLDNRKAGELPELNNKNVKSIVRVVFHDRRLQYTEHQQLEGWKWNRPGDRLLDIDIPMSVGIIDPKTNPSQLNAAEFLWDLSKRTSVFVQVHCISTEFTPRKHGGEKGVPFRIQIDTFRPGESGEYSEHLHSASCQIKVFKPKGADRKQKTDREKMEKRTAQEKEKYQPSYETTILSEMRLEPIIEDAVEHELKKSSKRTLPADCGDSLAKRGSCSPWPDSAYVSSAPAAPAAAAATPSFTSTSHTSYAAPVADSDSSSPNHQGDAVSHPALEQLSPLASMQDVQQWLQKNRFATYTRVFSNFSGSDLLKLTREDLVQICGAADGIRLFNALKSRSVRPRLTVYVSQEVQQADTPPPEGAAEGHQRKHSGCAIYGKCGARAVGLRLTGSTADERFGTLAVYHALYLEEMTACELTRKIAAVFGLSLTQVKQVFRQGPTGIHILLSDQMVYNLPDETCFVISTMKDETGEGYHVILK, from the exons ATGGCATGGGTGCTGAAGATGGATGATGCCACGATCGAGTCCGGGCTTGTGCACGACTTCGATGCCAGTCTGTCTGGAATTGGTCAGGAGCTTGGAGCGGGCGCATACAGTATGAG TGATGTCCTGGCGCTGCCCATCTTCAAGCAGGAGGACGCCGGCCTCCCCTCCGAGGCGGAGAGCACAAACCCCCCCTTCCAGTACGTGCTGTGCACGTCCACCTCTCCCGCTGTCAAGCTGCATGATGAGACACTCACCTACCTGAACCAAG GTCAGTCATACGAGATCAGGATGCTGGACAACCGGAAGGCGGGCGAGCTTCCCGAGCTGAACAACAAGAATGTGAAG AGCATCGTGCGAGTGGTGTTTCACGACCGGCGTCTGCAGTACACTGAGCACCAGCAGCTGGAGGGCTGGAAGTGGAACCGCCCAGGAGACAGGCTCCTGGACATCG ATATTCCCATGTCTGTGGGCATCATTGATCCCAAGACCAACCCTTCGCAGCTCAACGCCGCAGAGTTCCTGTGGGACCTCTCCAAACGCACTTCCGTCTTTGTCCag GTGCACTGCATCAGCACAGAGTTTACCCCCCGCAAGCATGGTGGCGAGAAGGGGGTGCCGTTCCGGATCCAGATCGACACCTTCCGGCCGGGCGAGAGCGGGGAGTACAGCGAGCACCTGCACTCGGCCAGCTGCCAGATCAAGGTCTTCAAG CCAAAGGGAGCAGATCGGAAGCAGAAGACCGACcgggagaagatggagaagaggaCGGCACAGGAGAAGGAGAAGTACCAGCCCTCATACGAGACCACCATCCTGTCTGAG ATGAGACTTGAGCCTATAATAGAAGATGCAGTTGAACATGAGCTGAAAAAGTCCAGCAAGCGGACACTGCCCGCAGACTGCGGCGATTCTCTGGCCAAGCGGGGCAGT TGCTCGCCTTGGCCCGACAGCGCCTACGTCAGCAGCGCCCCAGCAGCaccggcggcggcggcggccaCACCCTCCTTCACCTCCACCTCGCACACCTCCTACGCTGCCCCTGTCGCAGACAG TGATTCCTCATCACCAAATCATCAGGGAGATGCAGTCAGCCATCCTGCTCTGGAG CAGCTCAGTCCCTTGGCCTCCATGCAGGATGTGCAGCAGTGGCTGCAAAAGAATCGATTTGCTACCTACACCAGAGTCTTCTCGAATTTCTCAG GTTCTGATTTACTGAAGCTGACCCGTGAGGACCTAGTCCAGATATGCGGAGCAGCAGATGGTATCCGACTGTTTAATGCACTTAAATCCAG GTCAGTGAGACCCCGCCTGACTGTGTACGTGAGCCAGGAGGTCCAGCAGGCTGACACTCCGCCACCAGAGGGCGCTGCTGAGGGCCACCAGAGGAAGCACTCTGGCTGTGCCATATACGGTAAGTGTGGGGCCCGCGCAGTAGGTCTGAGGCTCACTGGCAGCACTGCTGACGAGCGCTTTGGCACACTGGCAGTGTATCACGCCCTGTACCTGGAGGAGATGACGGCCTGCGAGCTGACCCGCAAGATCGCCGCCGTCTTCGGCCTCTCGCTCACCCAGGTCAAGCAGGTGTTCCGCCAGGGGCCCACAGGCATACACATCCTGCTCAGTGACCAG atgGTTTACAATCTTCCAGATGAGACTTGCTTTGTGATTAGCACAATGAAAG ATGAGACTGGAGAGGGATACCACgttattttgaagtaa
- the ubp1 gene encoding upstream-binding protein 1 isoform X4: protein MAWVLKMDDATIESGLVHDFDASLSGIGQELGAGAYSMSDVLALPIFKQEDAGLPSEAESTNPPFQYVLCTSTSPAVKLHDETLTYLNQGQSYEIRMLDNRKAGELPELNNKNVKSIVRVVFHDRRLQYTEHQQLEGWKWNRPGDRLLDIDIPMSVGIIDPKTNPSQLNAAEFLWDLSKRTSVFVQVHCISTEFTPRKHGGEKGVPFRIQIDTFRPGESGEYSEHLHSASCQIKVFKPKGADRKQKTDREKMEKRTAQEKEKYQPSYETTILSEMRLEPIIEDAVEHELKKSSKRTLPADCGDSLAKRGSCSPWPDSAYVSSAPAAPAAAAATPSFTSTSHTSYAAPVADSDSSSPNHQGDAVSHPALEQLSPLASMQDVQQWLQKNRFATYTRVFSNFSGSDLLKLTREDLVQICGAADGIRLFNALKSRSVRPRLTVYVSQEVQQADTPPPEGAAEGHQRKHSGCAIYVYHALYLEEMTACELTRKIAAVFGLSLTQVKQVFRQGPTGIHILLSDQMVYNLPDETCFVISTMKDETGEGYHVILK, encoded by the exons ATGGCATGGGTGCTGAAGATGGATGATGCCACGATCGAGTCCGGGCTTGTGCACGACTTCGATGCCAGTCTGTCTGGAATTGGTCAGGAGCTTGGAGCGGGCGCATACAGTATGAG TGATGTCCTGGCGCTGCCCATCTTCAAGCAGGAGGACGCCGGCCTCCCCTCCGAGGCGGAGAGCACAAACCCCCCCTTCCAGTACGTGCTGTGCACGTCCACCTCTCCCGCTGTCAAGCTGCATGATGAGACACTCACCTACCTGAACCAAG GTCAGTCATACGAGATCAGGATGCTGGACAACCGGAAGGCGGGCGAGCTTCCCGAGCTGAACAACAAGAATGTGAAG AGCATCGTGCGAGTGGTGTTTCACGACCGGCGTCTGCAGTACACTGAGCACCAGCAGCTGGAGGGCTGGAAGTGGAACCGCCCAGGAGACAGGCTCCTGGACATCG ATATTCCCATGTCTGTGGGCATCATTGATCCCAAGACCAACCCTTCGCAGCTCAACGCCGCAGAGTTCCTGTGGGACCTCTCCAAACGCACTTCCGTCTTTGTCCag GTGCACTGCATCAGCACAGAGTTTACCCCCCGCAAGCATGGTGGCGAGAAGGGGGTGCCGTTCCGGATCCAGATCGACACCTTCCGGCCGGGCGAGAGCGGGGAGTACAGCGAGCACCTGCACTCGGCCAGCTGCCAGATCAAGGTCTTCAAG CCAAAGGGAGCAGATCGGAAGCAGAAGACCGACcgggagaagatggagaagaggaCGGCACAGGAGAAGGAGAAGTACCAGCCCTCATACGAGACCACCATCCTGTCTGAG ATGAGACTTGAGCCTATAATAGAAGATGCAGTTGAACATGAGCTGAAAAAGTCCAGCAAGCGGACACTGCCCGCAGACTGCGGCGATTCTCTGGCCAAGCGGGGCAGT TGCTCGCCTTGGCCCGACAGCGCCTACGTCAGCAGCGCCCCAGCAGCaccggcggcggcggcggccaCACCCTCCTTCACCTCCACCTCGCACACCTCCTACGCTGCCCCTGTCGCAGACAG TGATTCCTCATCACCAAATCATCAGGGAGATGCAGTCAGCCATCCTGCTCTGGAG CAGCTCAGTCCCTTGGCCTCCATGCAGGATGTGCAGCAGTGGCTGCAAAAGAATCGATTTGCTACCTACACCAGAGTCTTCTCGAATTTCTCAG GTTCTGATTTACTGAAGCTGACCCGTGAGGACCTAGTCCAGATATGCGGAGCAGCAGATGGTATCCGACTGTTTAATGCACTTAAATCCAG GTCAGTGAGACCCCGCCTGACTGTGTACGTGAGCCAGGAGGTCCAGCAGGCTGACACTCCGCCACCAGAGGGCGCTGCTGAGGGCCACCAGAGGAAGCACTCTGGCTGTGCCATATACG TGTATCACGCCCTGTACCTGGAGGAGATGACGGCCTGCGAGCTGACCCGCAAGATCGCCGCCGTCTTCGGCCTCTCGCTCACCCAGGTCAAGCAGGTGTTCCGCCAGGGGCCCACAGGCATACACATCCTGCTCAGTGACCAG atgGTTTACAATCTTCCAGATGAGACTTGCTTTGTGATTAGCACAATGAAAG ATGAGACTGGAGAGGGATACCACgttattttgaagtaa
- the ubp1 gene encoding upstream-binding protein 1 isoform X3 produces the protein MSAAMLFWQSYTERFDPRPNANCNYIRDVLALPIFKQEDAGLPSEAESTNPPFQYVLCTSTSPAVKLHDETLTYLNQGQSYEIRMLDNRKAGELPELNNKNVKSIVRVVFHDRRLQYTEHQQLEGWKWNRPGDRLLDIDIPMSVGIIDPKTNPSQLNAAEFLWDLSKRTSVFVQVHCISTEFTPRKHGGEKGVPFRIQIDTFRPGESGEYSEHLHSASCQIKVFKPKGADRKQKTDREKMEKRTAQEKEKYQPSYETTILSEMRLEPIIEDAVEHELKKSSKRTLPADCGDSLAKRGSCSPWPDSAYVSSAPAAPAAAAATPSFTSTSHTSYAAPVADSDSSSPNHQGDAVSHPALEQLSPLASMQDVQQWLQKNRFATYTRVFSNFSGSDLLKLTREDLVQICGAADGIRLFNALKSRSVRPRLTVYVSQEVQQADTPPPEGAAEGHQRKHSGCAIYGKCGARAVGLRLTGSTADERFGTLAVYHALYLEEMTACELTRKIAAVFGLSLTQVKQVFRQGPTGIHILLSDQMVYNLPDETCFVISTMKDETGEGYHVILK, from the exons ATGTCCGCGGCAATGCTTTTCTGGCAGTCATACACGGAGCGCTTTGATCCACGACCCAATgcaaactgcaactacattcG TGATGTCCTGGCGCTGCCCATCTTCAAGCAGGAGGACGCCGGCCTCCCCTCCGAGGCGGAGAGCACAAACCCCCCCTTCCAGTACGTGCTGTGCACGTCCACCTCTCCCGCTGTCAAGCTGCATGATGAGACACTCACCTACCTGAACCAAG GTCAGTCATACGAGATCAGGATGCTGGACAACCGGAAGGCGGGCGAGCTTCCCGAGCTGAACAACAAGAATGTGAAG AGCATCGTGCGAGTGGTGTTTCACGACCGGCGTCTGCAGTACACTGAGCACCAGCAGCTGGAGGGCTGGAAGTGGAACCGCCCAGGAGACAGGCTCCTGGACATCG ATATTCCCATGTCTGTGGGCATCATTGATCCCAAGACCAACCCTTCGCAGCTCAACGCCGCAGAGTTCCTGTGGGACCTCTCCAAACGCACTTCCGTCTTTGTCCag GTGCACTGCATCAGCACAGAGTTTACCCCCCGCAAGCATGGTGGCGAGAAGGGGGTGCCGTTCCGGATCCAGATCGACACCTTCCGGCCGGGCGAGAGCGGGGAGTACAGCGAGCACCTGCACTCGGCCAGCTGCCAGATCAAGGTCTTCAAG CCAAAGGGAGCAGATCGGAAGCAGAAGACCGACcgggagaagatggagaagaggaCGGCACAGGAGAAGGAGAAGTACCAGCCCTCATACGAGACCACCATCCTGTCTGAG ATGAGACTTGAGCCTATAATAGAAGATGCAGTTGAACATGAGCTGAAAAAGTCCAGCAAGCGGACACTGCCCGCAGACTGCGGCGATTCTCTGGCCAAGCGGGGCAGT TGCTCGCCTTGGCCCGACAGCGCCTACGTCAGCAGCGCCCCAGCAGCaccggcggcggcggcggccaCACCCTCCTTCACCTCCACCTCGCACACCTCCTACGCTGCCCCTGTCGCAGACAG TGATTCCTCATCACCAAATCATCAGGGAGATGCAGTCAGCCATCCTGCTCTGGAG CAGCTCAGTCCCTTGGCCTCCATGCAGGATGTGCAGCAGTGGCTGCAAAAGAATCGATTTGCTACCTACACCAGAGTCTTCTCGAATTTCTCAG GTTCTGATTTACTGAAGCTGACCCGTGAGGACCTAGTCCAGATATGCGGAGCAGCAGATGGTATCCGACTGTTTAATGCACTTAAATCCAG GTCAGTGAGACCCCGCCTGACTGTGTACGTGAGCCAGGAGGTCCAGCAGGCTGACACTCCGCCACCAGAGGGCGCTGCTGAGGGCCACCAGAGGAAGCACTCTGGCTGTGCCATATACGGTAAGTGTGGGGCCCGCGCAGTAGGTCTGAGGCTCACTGGCAGCACTGCTGACGAGCGCTTTGGCACACTGGCAGTGTATCACGCCCTGTACCTGGAGGAGATGACGGCCTGCGAGCTGACCCGCAAGATCGCCGCCGTCTTCGGCCTCTCGCTCACCCAGGTCAAGCAGGTGTTCCGCCAGGGGCCCACAGGCATACACATCCTGCTCAGTGACCAG atgGTTTACAATCTTCCAGATGAGACTTGCTTTGTGATTAGCACAATGAAAG ATGAGACTGGAGAGGGATACCACgttattttgaagtaa
- the ubp1 gene encoding upstream-binding protein 1 isoform X2: MAWVLKMDDATIESGLVHDFDASLSGIGQELGAGAYSMSDVLALPIFKQEDAGLPSEAESTNPPFQYVLCTSTSPAVKLHDETLTYLNQGQSYEIRMLDNRKAGELPELNNKNVKSIVRVVFHDRRLQYTEHQQLEGWKWNRPGDRLLDIDIPMSVGIIDPKTNPSQLNAAEFLWDLSKRTSVFVQVHCISTEFTPRKHGGEKGVPFRIQIDTFRPGESGEYSEHLHSASCQIKVFKPKGADRKQKTDREKMEKRTAQEKEKYQPSYETTILSEMRLEPIIEDAVEHELKKSSKRTLPADCGDSLAKRGSCSPWPDSAYVSSAPAAPAAAAATPSFTSTSHTSYAAPVADSDSSSPNHQGDAVSHPALELSPLASMQDVQQWLQKNRFATYTRVFSNFSGSDLLKLTREDLVQICGAADGIRLFNALKSRSVRPRLTVYVSQEVQQADTPPPEGAAEGHQRKHSGCAIYGKCGARAVGLRLTGSTADERFGTLAVYHALYLEEMTACELTRKIAAVFGLSLTQVKQVFRQGPTGIHILLSDQMVYNLPDETCFVISTMKDETGEGYHVILK; this comes from the exons ATGGCATGGGTGCTGAAGATGGATGATGCCACGATCGAGTCCGGGCTTGTGCACGACTTCGATGCCAGTCTGTCTGGAATTGGTCAGGAGCTTGGAGCGGGCGCATACAGTATGAG TGATGTCCTGGCGCTGCCCATCTTCAAGCAGGAGGACGCCGGCCTCCCCTCCGAGGCGGAGAGCACAAACCCCCCCTTCCAGTACGTGCTGTGCACGTCCACCTCTCCCGCTGTCAAGCTGCATGATGAGACACTCACCTACCTGAACCAAG GTCAGTCATACGAGATCAGGATGCTGGACAACCGGAAGGCGGGCGAGCTTCCCGAGCTGAACAACAAGAATGTGAAG AGCATCGTGCGAGTGGTGTTTCACGACCGGCGTCTGCAGTACACTGAGCACCAGCAGCTGGAGGGCTGGAAGTGGAACCGCCCAGGAGACAGGCTCCTGGACATCG ATATTCCCATGTCTGTGGGCATCATTGATCCCAAGACCAACCCTTCGCAGCTCAACGCCGCAGAGTTCCTGTGGGACCTCTCCAAACGCACTTCCGTCTTTGTCCag GTGCACTGCATCAGCACAGAGTTTACCCCCCGCAAGCATGGTGGCGAGAAGGGGGTGCCGTTCCGGATCCAGATCGACACCTTCCGGCCGGGCGAGAGCGGGGAGTACAGCGAGCACCTGCACTCGGCCAGCTGCCAGATCAAGGTCTTCAAG CCAAAGGGAGCAGATCGGAAGCAGAAGACCGACcgggagaagatggagaagaggaCGGCACAGGAGAAGGAGAAGTACCAGCCCTCATACGAGACCACCATCCTGTCTGAG ATGAGACTTGAGCCTATAATAGAAGATGCAGTTGAACATGAGCTGAAAAAGTCCAGCAAGCGGACACTGCCCGCAGACTGCGGCGATTCTCTGGCCAAGCGGGGCAGT TGCTCGCCTTGGCCCGACAGCGCCTACGTCAGCAGCGCCCCAGCAGCaccggcggcggcggcggccaCACCCTCCTTCACCTCCACCTCGCACACCTCCTACGCTGCCCCTGTCGCAGACAG TGATTCCTCATCACCAAATCATCAGGGAGATGCAGTCAGCCATCCTGCTCTGGAG CTCAGTCCCTTGGCCTCCATGCAGGATGTGCAGCAGTGGCTGCAAAAGAATCGATTTGCTACCTACACCAGAGTCTTCTCGAATTTCTCAG GTTCTGATTTACTGAAGCTGACCCGTGAGGACCTAGTCCAGATATGCGGAGCAGCAGATGGTATCCGACTGTTTAATGCACTTAAATCCAG GTCAGTGAGACCCCGCCTGACTGTGTACGTGAGCCAGGAGGTCCAGCAGGCTGACACTCCGCCACCAGAGGGCGCTGCTGAGGGCCACCAGAGGAAGCACTCTGGCTGTGCCATATACGGTAAGTGTGGGGCCCGCGCAGTAGGTCTGAGGCTCACTGGCAGCACTGCTGACGAGCGCTTTGGCACACTGGCAGTGTATCACGCCCTGTACCTGGAGGAGATGACGGCCTGCGAGCTGACCCGCAAGATCGCCGCCGTCTTCGGCCTCTCGCTCACCCAGGTCAAGCAGGTGTTCCGCCAGGGGCCCACAGGCATACACATCCTGCTCAGTGACCAG atgGTTTACAATCTTCCAGATGAGACTTGCTTTGTGATTAGCACAATGAAAG ATGAGACTGGAGAGGGATACCACgttattttgaagtaa